A window of the Patagioenas fasciata isolate bPatFas1 chromosome 32, bPatFas1.hap1, whole genome shotgun sequence genome harbors these coding sequences:
- the CHCHD5 gene encoding coiled-coil-helix-coiled-coil-helix domain-containing protein 5: MQAALEITARYCRDEMEQYGRCVAASPASWQRDCHGLRLSISRCAAAHPIVQQIRRDCAGPFAAFEQCLKENEATVTNCSDHVNAFLLCADRVKGSA; encoded by the exons AT GCAGGCGGCTCTGGAGATCACGGCGCGTTACTGCCGCGACGAGATGGAGCAGTACGGGCGGTGCGTGGCCGCCAGCCCGGCATCGTGGCAGCGCGACTGTCACGGGCTGCGCCTCAGCATTTCCCGCTGCGCCGCCGCGCA CCCCATCGTGCAGCAGATCCGGCGGGACTGCGCGGGGCCGTTCGCCGCCTTCGAGCAGTGTCTGAAGGAGAACGAAGCCACCGTCACCAACTGCAGCGACCACGTCAACGCCTTCCTGCTCTGCGCTGACCGGGTGAAGGGCTCGGCCTGA